From one Perca flavescens isolate YP-PL-M2 chromosome 4, PFLA_1.0, whole genome shotgun sequence genomic stretch:
- the LOC114554775 gene encoding metalloproteinase inhibitor 4 isoform X2, producing MTIVIRAKISGEKIVSPSNSSSPYMKMIQYEIKMIKMFKGFDKAKDIQYVYTPVFSSLCGVKLDSNNKAGYLLSGSMWSDGRISIGQCDLVESWDNLSLSQKKNLNYKYQMGCECRINTCYTVPCASTGENECLWTDWLLDNSLNGEQARQYACIRRSDTTCSWYRGGPPPEKDFLDMADP from the exons TGATAAGGGCAAAGATCTCTGGAGAGAAAATAGTGTCACCTAGCAACAGCTCCTCACCTTACATGAAGATGATCCAATATGAAATCAAAATGATCAAG ATGTTTAAAGGTTTTGACAAGGCCAAGGACATCCAGTATGTGTACACTCCAGTCTTCTCCTCACTGTGTGGAGTCAAACTAGACTCCAACAATAAAGCAGGGTATTTGCTCTCAG GAAGTATGTGGAGTGATGGGAGAATTTCTATTGGCCAATGCGACCTAGTTGAGTCCTGGGACAACTTGTCACTGTCACAGAAGAAGAATCTCAACTACAAATACCAGATGGGCTGTGAATGCAGA ATCAACACCTGTTACACAGTCCCGTGTGCGTCTACAGGAGAAAACGAGTGCTTGTGGACTGACTGGCTGCTGGATAACAGCCTAAATGGGGAGCAGGCTCGGCAGTACGCCTGTATCCGCCGCTCTGACACAACCTGTAGCTGGTACCGGGGTGGACCCCCACCTGAGAAAGACTTCCTGGACATGGCTGACCCTTGA